The sequence below is a genomic window from Falco rusticolus isolate bFalRus1 chromosome 8, bFalRus1.pri, whole genome shotgun sequence.
ctgggggTGGATACCGAGCAAAGCAGGAGTCCCGAGCGCTCCCTCCAGACCATGCACCCCCACGCACCCCCGCGCCTGTCCTGCTGCGGTCGTGCCTACGCCTCctccccccgccagccccgcgaGAGAGCGCCAGGGGCCCTCAgcgcccctgcctgccaccGCAGCCGGAGCGCCGGATGAGCCAGCCAGGCACGGGCCCCGCGGGAACGAGAGGCAGGAGCGCGCCGAGGCCCTGCGCCCGCAGCTGCGCCGGCCTTGCCTGCGTGCgcagagggaaggcaagggGCAGCGAGAAACTCCAGAGCggcaggaaggaaaggcagcCAAGCGCGGGCAGAGGCACTCaccgggggcgcggcggggtcGTCGCCGAGCAGCGGCGCGGGCTCGTCGGGCGGCGGCCGGCCGGGAGGGTGTCGCAGCAGCTGCCGGCCGACAAGCGGAGCTGGCTCTTGCGCGAGTCGGCGGTGAGCGACACCTCGTGCGAGTAGGAGTGCAGGAAGGCGCGGACGCCGTCGATGCCCACGAAGTGCGAGGCCGGGACGCCGCGcgcggcgccgctgcccgccgccagCAGCTGCGAGCGGCGCCAGCGCCGCAGGCgcagcgccagcagcagcagcaggaaggcgAGGAAGAGGCAGGACACGGCCGCCACGGCCACCACCAGCCAGCGCGTCAGGCTGCCGGCCGGCtcgcccggcgccgccgccgcgctgcccaGCTCCGAGAGCAGCTCGGCCACGCTCTCGGCCAGCACCACGGTCAGCGTGGCCGTGGCCGACAGCGCCGGCCGCCCGTGgtccttcaccaccaccaccaggctCTGCCGCGCCGCGTCGCGGGCCAGCGGGAAGCGCGCCGTGCGCACCTCGCCGCTGTGCAGCCCCACGCGGAACAGCCCCGGCTCCGTCGCCTTGGCCAGCTCGTACGACAGCCACGCGTTCTGCCCCGCGTCCGCGTCCACCGCCACCACCTTGGCCACCAGCGCCCCGGGCTCCGCCGAGCGCGGCGCCAGCTCCACGCCCGCCCAGCCCGCGCCCGGCGCCGCCGGCGGGTACAGCACCTGCGGCGCGTTGTCGTTCTCGTCCACGATCACGAGCCGCACCGACACGTTGCTGCTCAGCGCCGGCGCGCCGCCGTCCTCCGCCCgcacccacagccccacctCGCGCACCTCCTCGTAGTCGAAGGAGCGCAGCGCGTACAGCGCGCCCGTCTCCGCCTGCACCGACACGTAGGACGAGAGCGGCGCGCCGCGCACCCGACCCTCCGACAGCCGGTACCGCACGCGCGCGTTCTGACCCCAGTCCGCGTCCGCCGCCCGCACCGTCAGCACCAGCGCGCCCGCCGCGTTGTTCTCGGGCAGCCGGGCGCTGTAGCGCGCCTCCGCGAACACCGGCGCGTTGTCGTTCACGTCCAGCACCCGCAGCGCCAGCACCGCGCCGCTCCACAGCGACGGCGACCCGCCGTCCGCCGCCCGCACCGTCACGTTGTACTCCGCCACCTCCTCCCGGTCCAGCTCCCTCGCCGTCACCACGCGGTAGTAGCCCTCAAACGACTTCTCCAGCCGGAACGGCAGCCCCTCGCCGATGCTGCACCGCACCTCGCCGTTCGCGCCCGAGTCCCGGTCCTGCACGTGCAGCAGGGCCACCACCGTCCCCGACGGCGCGTCTTCGGAGATCGCGCTCAGCGCCGACGATACTGTCAGTTCGGGCGCGTTGTCGTTCACGTCTGTCACGCTGATCGCGATTTTGGCAGTGTCGGAGAGACCTCCGCCGTCCCGTGCCTGCACCTCCAGTTCGTACGACTCGGCTTCCTCGAAGTCCAGGCTCCGCACCAGCGTTACAACTCCCATCTTAGCGTCCATTTGGAAAATCTTTGACGCTTTCTCCGAGATTTTCTTCACTGAGTATTTCACGTGCCCGTTCAACCCCTCGTCGGCGTCGGCGGCCGTGACGGTGAGGAGGACGGAGCCCACGGGCACGTCCTCCGGCACACGCACCGTGTACTCGGCCTGGCTGAACTGGGGCGCGTTGTCGTTCGCGTCCAGCACGGCCACGCGGATCCGCGCCGTGCCCGTCCGTGCCGGCTCGCCGCCGTCGCTCGCCCTCAGCACCAGCTCGTGGAACGCCGCCTCCTCCCGGTCCAGCGCCTTGGCCAGCACCAGCTCGGGGCGCTGGTCCCCGCCGGGGCCCGCCTGCACGGCCAGCGAGAAGTGCTCGTCGCCGCTCAGCTCGTAGCTCTGCAGGGAATTCGCTCCTGCGTCCGGATCGTGAGCTTCGGCCAGGGGAAACCGCGACCCCGGCGCTGTTGCCTCGCTTATACTCTCCTCCACCTCAATTTCCTTGAAGCTGGGCGCATTGTCGTTAATGTCCGTGATCTCCACGTCGATGCCGTAAACCTTCATTTCCCCGTCCACTATCACCTCACACCGCAGCACGCATTGCTGCAGACTCTCGCAGAGATGCTCTCTGTCTATCCTCTCCGCCGTCACCAAATGTCCCGTCTTCCCGTGCAGGGCGAAATACTGCGCCCTGCCTCTGTCTATGATGCGCACGCCGCGGTCGGGGAGCGCGGGCAGCTGCAGCGCCAGGTCCTTGGCCACGTCGCCCACGAACGAGCCCTTCGGCATCTCCTCGGGAACCGAGTAGCGCAGCTGCCCCCACGCCGCCTCCCACGCCGCCAGCAGGACGCACCAGAGCAGGGCTCGCTCCCGCCGGCCCCAGCGCCTCCCCGCCGCGCACATCTCCGCCGCGGCACCACCGGCAGCTCCCCGCCGCCGCACGCCGAAAGGGGCACGGGCACGGCTCGCCGCTCCGGGCCCCTCCGCCTCGCTGCAGCGCGGCTCCGCACCGCGGGGACGCTCGCAGACCGCCCGGCCGCCGAGCCAGCCAGCGAGCGAGCGAGAGAGCGAGCCGGGCCGCAGCGggcggggctgcctgcagcgCTCCGGCCTTCCTCTCGCTCCTCCTCGGTCAACAGCGGCGCCCGCAGCCTCCTCCCGGCACTGCAGGCACCGAGCGCTGCCGAGCGCGGCCCGCCCGGCCTCCCCACGGGCAGCTCGCCGGGACGCGGCACTCGCCGCGGAGGCAGCGGGTCCCGTCCAGCGGGGATCTCCGCCGCCGCCTTCTCTCCCGCCcgcccctgcctggctccccgAGACCATCCCGGCCAGGGAGACAGAGCGCGCCTCCCGCGGCTCGCCTGATGCTACCGCACGGCAATGATGACTGCCTAAGGGTCATGGATGCAGAGGAATGTACATTTTTCTCGAAATACGATGCTCAGACTATTACGACACTCAGGCCGTTAACCCAAAAGCACAACGCCCCCACCAGCAATTTCTGTAGCTGTCACCCTGGAACGACCGGTAcaagaagagcaaaagcaaacaggCTCTGTTGCTTTTGTTGAGTTGGAAAAGACACACCGTGCTAATAATTGCACTACGATCTCACCAAGGGGGGAGTTACGTTTCCTCGCCACAAGTCTGAGAACAAACAGAAGGATTGTCTCCAAGCCCACCAAGGCCaaaacaaaagaggagaaaCCACCCAACAGAATCAAGGTGTTCACACTGTTCGCTGAGGAGGAAACTCTCCCCTCCTTTTAGCACACACGCTCTTCCATAGAGATGTGACTTCCACTAGGGTCATGTTTAAAGAGATTCCTCCCAACAATAACAGAACACAAAGATACTCTGACATCTCCTGCCTTTCACACGCACTGTAGCATGGACAAGAGGCACTAAAACGTGAAACATTGCTAAACAAAGCTCTGCTGATAATGACAAGTAAACCTacacacacaggaaaacaaggaaaaaaaccccataaatcAACAGAGCAAGGCAAGGAAGCATCACAGGACAAAGTGTTGCCAGAGAAACTCACCAGGAAGTCTTCTTGGTCTTCACTGCAGGCATTGAAATTCCTCCCTGAGAGCACCTGGAAGTCACACAGATCTCAGTCTGCCAGCGTGGCCCTGAAGTCTCACCCTGAACTGCATAGTACTAGGGGGGTCATTTTAAGAAATAGTCATCAGCTGccagaaacctttttttctacTGTGTGGCCCGTTCATCTCCCACAAATATGAAGCAATAAGTGTAAACACCTTATCATCGGTCTCTTTCTCATGCTCATTCTCCTGGGCTACTACAACAGACTCTCTTTTagcttctgcttgcttttcctcacAGGCAAAAGTCTGTCTTAGGTGGCTGAAGGAAGTATTTGCTGCAAAATGCCACGCACGGTTTCAAATGCAAAAGCGGGGAAATGAACCACGACCTTCCAGGACACAAAGGCCTGAAAGACAGTGTCATCACAACTATGAAGAAACTCCACATCGCAGTGTTACAGGGGCAGACAGAAGGGTAATGCAGTTTCACAGAGGAATTGAAGCCGTTCTTCCCGTGCATCATTGTCCAACACAAACAGTTCCTGGGCAAACTGCTAGAGGACTGACATTGCCTTTCAGGACAGCGCAACCAGGACCACTGCCTGAATGGCACAGGCCTTGGCAAAAGGCACAAAATCAGACCGTTGCTCAGACAGGACCACGCTGACCCACCGGTTTCCGTGGCTCCAAGCCTCCCTCCCAACCTCCTGGCTCTGCGCTCACAGCCTTCAGTTGCACCACGGACAGTAACCAGTGTTTTGGCCACGTGTCAGCCACAGGCTAAAGAGCATGTCATTTGGTGGCACCTTAGGGAAACAGAAGGGCATCAAAGTCTTTGCCTTGGCAGCTGTACACCTTCATGGTATGGATGGGAAGTGCTTTGCCAGACCAACAACTAGAAGAGACCTTTAAATGTTGTAAGGGTCACCAGGCGCAATGAGGCCCAGCTTTAGGCCTGGGCAACCAACAAGGAAAGAACGAGACATCTGCTGCAGAGAACGAATCACAGCTTCACAGTTCAGCCCCTGCCAACTGCAGAAGCGATGCAAGAACGGTACCTAGTTGGTAATAAGCACATGAGTGGCTCACACCAAAGACCACAGCCACATTTCCTCAATGGAATGTCTTTGCAGAGTAGAAGAGGGAAAATGCATGGAACCACAGCT
It includes:
- the LOC119152333 gene encoding LOW QUALITY PROTEIN: uncharacterized protein LOC119152333 (The sequence of the model RefSeq protein was modified relative to this genomic sequence to represent the inferred CDS: inserted 1 base in 1 codon), with the protein product MCAAGRRWGRRERALLWCVLLAAWEAAWGQLRYSVPEEMPKGSFVADVAKDLALQLPVLPDGSVRIIDRGRAQYFALHGKTGHLVTAERIDREQLCRLVEKCVLRCEVIVDGEMKVYGIDVEITDINDNAPSFQDTETELRMSETTAPGSRFTLARARDPDAGANSLQSYELSGDEHFSLAVQAGPGGDQRPELVLAKALDREEAAFHELVLRASDGGEPARTGTARIRVAVLDANDNAPQFSQAEYTVRVPEDVPVGSVLLTVTAADADEGLNGHVKYSLTKATDLASEVFRLDTETGSITVVRSLDFEEAESYELEVQARDGGGLSDTAKIAISVTDVNDNAPELTVSSALSAISEDAPSGTVVALLHVQDRDSGANGEVRCSIGEGLPFRLEKSFEGYYRVVTARELDREEVAEYNVTVRAADGGSPSLWSGAVLALRVLDVNDNAPVFAEARYSARLPENNAAGALVLTVRAADADWGQNARVRYRLSEGRVRGAPLSSYVSVQAETGALYALRSFDYEEVREVGLWVRAEDGGAPALSSNVSVRLVIVDENDNAPQVLYPPAAPGAGWAGVELAPRSAEPGALVAKVVAVDADAGQNAWLSYELAKATEPGLFRVGLHSGEVRTARFPLARDAARQSLVVVVKDHGRPALSATATLTVVLAESVAELLSELGSAAAAPGEPAGSLTRWLVVAVAAVSCLFLAFLLLLLALRLRRWRRSQLLAAGSGAARGVPASHFVGIDGVRAFLHSYSHEVSLTADSRKSQLRLSAGSCCDTLPARPPPDEPAPLLGDDPAAPPVSASARAWLPFLPAALEFLAAPCLPSAHAGKAGAAAGGSHHCRAVASGEPREARSVSLAGMVSGSQAGAGGREGGGGDPRWTGPAASAASAASRRAARGEAGRAALGSARCLQCREEAAGAAVDRGGARGRPERCRQPRPLRPGSLSRSLAGWLGGRAVCERPRGAEPRCSEAEGPGAASRARAPFGVRRRGAAGGAAAEMCAAGRRWGRRERALLWCVLLAAWEAAWGQLRYSVPEEMPKGSFVGDVAKDLALQLPALPDRGVRIIDRGRAQYFALHGKTGHLVTAERIDREHLCESLQQCVLRCEVIVDGEMKVYGIDVEITDINDNAPSFKEIEVEESISEATAPGSRFPLAEAHDPDAGANSLQSYELSGDEHFSLAVQAGPGGDQRPELVLAKALDREEAAFHELVLRASDGGEPARTGTARIRVAVLDANDNAPQFSQAEYTVRVPEDVPVGSVLLTVTAADADEGLNGHVKYSVKKISEKASKIFQMDAKMGVVTLVRSLDFEEAESYELEVQARDGGGLSDTAKIAISVTDVNDNAPELTVSSALSAISEDAPSGTVVALLHVQDRDSGANGEVRCSIGEGLPFRLEKSFEGYYRVVTARELDREEVAEYNVTVRAADGGSPSLWSGAVLALRVLDVNDNAPVFAEARYSARLPENNAAGALVLTVRAADADWGQNARVRYRLSEGRVRGAPLSSYVSVQAETGALYALRSFDYEEVREVGLWVRAEDGGAPALSSNVSVRLVIVDENDNAPQVLYPPAAPGAGWAGVELAPRSAEPGALVAKVVAVDADAGQNAWLSYELAKATEPGLFRVGLHSGEVRTARFPLARDAARQSLVVVVKDHGRPALSATATLTVVLAESVAELLSELGSAAAAPGEPAGSLTRWLVVAVAAVSCLFLAFLLLLLALRLRRWRRSQLLAAGSGAARGVPASHFVGIDGVRAFLHSYSHEVSLTADSRKSQLRLSAGSCCDTLPXRPPPDEPAPLLGDDPAAPPVSASARAWLPFLPAALEFLAAPCLPSAHAGKAGAAAGAGPRRAPASRSRGARAWLAHPALRLRWQAGALRAPGALSRGWRGEEA